A region from the Hydrogenimonas sp. genome encodes:
- a CDS encoding type IV fimbrial assembly protein PilC — protein sequence MKYYRIDYRRGEKRESIVLEAQSKMDAVTEFRERTLGVMLSVKEVSKPLSLIFGKWLEAYRSPLRKKRVAQEPYIATLRQISVMLDAGLPINRCIEEAIRSTDDEMLKEILKSVLADIESGMSLSEAVEPFRVQLGSISLSMLHLGEQTGTLSDSIKKLADILEQIQHNRRELVRATRYPLFTIIAMMLAFVVVIVMVVPQFQEIFAESGAELPFPTLLLVWTEHALTEYGPLIIAAAAALSILFSYLYGKYTKIRLEADRLLLKVYIVGKVTHYAMIGRFVYIFNVLLNAGIPITDALDAATGVVENSYMRSRLETIRGAIEEGRSLNSGFEESGLFANMIVQMVKAGEQGGALGTMLQKVTDYYQERYQHIVDNVAAMLEPILIAAIAGFVLVLALGIFLPMWSMAEVMGM from the coding sequence GTGAAGTACTACAGGATCGACTACCGTCGGGGAGAGAAGCGCGAATCGATAGTTCTTGAGGCGCAGTCGAAAATGGATGCGGTCACGGAGTTCAGAGAGAGAACTCTTGGTGTCATGCTCTCTGTAAAGGAGGTCTCAAAGCCTCTGTCGCTTATCTTCGGGAAGTGGCTAGAGGCCTACCGCTCCCCGCTGCGAAAAAAGAGGGTGGCCCAGGAGCCCTACATAGCTACGCTTAGACAGATCTCCGTGATGCTCGATGCCGGGCTTCCCATAAACCGGTGCATCGAAGAGGCGATACGCTCGACCGACGACGAGATGCTGAAGGAGATTTTGAAGTCGGTACTTGCCGACATCGAAAGCGGAATGAGCCTCAGTGAAGCTGTCGAACCCTTCCGCGTTCAATTGGGCAGTATCTCGTTATCGATGCTCCATCTCGGGGAGCAGACCGGAACCCTTTCGGACTCCATAAAGAAACTGGCCGATATTCTGGAGCAGATCCAGCACAACAGGAGAGAGCTGGTCCGCGCTACACGCTACCCTCTTTTTACCATAATCGCCATGATGCTGGCATTTGTGGTCGTCATCGTGATGGTCGTGCCGCAGTTTCAGGAGATATTTGCCGAAAGCGGGGCGGAACTTCCGTTTCCGACGCTTCTTCTTGTATGGACAGAACATGCACTTACCGAGTACGGCCCTCTCATAATCGCGGCGGCGGCAGCATTGAGCATTCTCTTTTCATACCTCTACGGAAAATACACGAAAATCAGGCTCGAAGCCGACCGTCTGCTTCTGAAGGTCTATATTGTCGGCAAAGTGACGCACTATGCGATGATCGGGCGCTTCGTCTACATATTCAACGTACTGCTGAATGCGGGCATACCCATAACCGATGCGCTGGATGCGGCAACCGGAGTGGTCGAAAACAGCTATATGCGAAGCAGGCTTGAGACGATAAGAGGTGCTATAGAGGAGGGGCGATCTCTCAACAGCGGCTTCGAGGAGAGCGGACTCTTTGCCAATATGATTGTGCAGATGGTGAAGGCGGGAGAGCAGGGCGGAGCCCTGGGAACCATGCTTCAGAAGGTGACAGACTACTACCAGGAGCGTTACCAGCACATAGTGGACAATGTCGCGGCGATGTTAGAGCCCATATTGATCGCCGCTATCGCCGGTTTTGTACTGGTGCTTGCACTGGGGATTTTCCTTCCCATGTGGAGTATGGCCGAAGTGATGGGGATGTGA
- a CDS encoding putative periplasmic protein has translation MVKKLFLSLLLCSFLSANTVLQKVRSLLDEETYSSHSKLISLLFEDEQAYMKSSSVDMIKVASTLEENGLLKLSLPEAAQVELTFEYGGENPLLFMKLIADTLRNMGLSFVLTKEARLDREGFSWTVMFEAKTVPDPVLLAKRVEKNRAEVTDLERLDAAKWRYRIDTANAVVSAKPIAAGESLKVVRPIRPVWMEVGRIKRLIIRELPGSHWYPDVVVYDKMLRILSMKQRETRTRYLSLRLPSDAAYVKISDRFTLENLRSGLKLTAKGEK, from the coding sequence TTGGTAAAAAAGCTCTTTCTATCCCTGCTGTTGTGCTCTTTCCTCTCGGCAAATACCGTTCTTCAGAAGGTCCGCTCTCTGCTTGATGAAGAGACCTACAGTTCACACAGCAAACTTATAAGCCTTCTTTTCGAAGATGAGCAGGCCTATATGAAGAGTTCGAGTGTAGATATGATAAAGGTGGCCTCCACACTTGAGGAGAACGGCCTTTTGAAGCTTTCACTCCCGGAAGCGGCCCAGGTTGAGCTCACGTTCGAATATGGAGGCGAAAACCCGCTTCTTTTTATGAAGCTGATTGCCGATACACTCAGGAACATGGGGCTCTCGTTCGTTTTGACGAAAGAGGCCAGGCTGGATAGGGAGGGGTTCTCCTGGACGGTGATGTTCGAGGCGAAGACGGTGCCCGATCCGGTTCTGCTGGCCAAAAGGGTAGAGAAAAACAGGGCGGAAGTCACAGACCTGGAGAGGCTGGATGCCGCAAAGTGGCGCTACAGAATCGATACGGCCAACGCGGTTGTGTCCGCAAAACCGATAGCGGCCGGCGAGAGCCTGAAGGTGGTTCGCCCCATACGCCCCGTATGGATGGAGGTCGGCCGCATAAAGAGGCTGATAATCAGGGAGCTTCCCGGAAGCCACTGGTATCCCGATGTCGTAGTTTATGATAAAATGCTGCGTATTTTATCCATGAAGCAGCGCGAAACGCGTACGCGCTATCTCAGTCTGAGGCTGCCTTCGGACGCGGCATATGTAAAAATCAGCGACCGTTTTACGCTGGAAAATCTTCGCAGCGGATTGAAGCTGACCGCAAAAGGTGAAAAGTAG
- a CDS encoding fimbrial protein — MKNRAAFTLIELIFVILLIGVLGGVAVPKFLGMRDNAKITSELSTAASVQTAIDACHGEWIINEGSFTCGFNIDPSDASQFDSASGYPLTLGSSDTSPLDKILKNGKSVKWVKGADGYYRGPASNNGVKAASPDIAGKPDGNDYWEYNSTTGIFRLVDN, encoded by the coding sequence ATGAAAAATAGAGCCGCCTTCACGCTTATCGAGCTTATATTCGTCATTCTGCTCATAGGAGTGCTCGGCGGCGTCGCGGTTCCCAAGTTTCTGGGAATGCGTGACAATGCGAAAATAACTTCCGAACTCTCCACCGCCGCATCGGTACAGACCGCCATAGATGCCTGCCACGGCGAGTGGATAATAAACGAGGGCTCATTTACCTGCGGCTTCAACATAGATCCTTCTGACGCCTCACAGTTTGACTCTGCCAGCGGCTACCCTCTTACACTCGGCAGCAGCGACACCTCTCCTCTGGACAAGATACTCAAAAACGGAAAAAGTGTGAAGTGGGTAAAGGGTGCGGACGGATACTACAGGGGGCCCGCTTCCAACAACGGTGTGAAAGCCGCGTCACCGGATATCGCCGGGAAACCTGACGGAAACGACTACTGGGAGTACAACAGTACCACAGGTATCTTCAGGCTTGTCGACAATTAG
- a CDS encoding 23S rRNA (guanosine-2'-O-) -methyltransferase rlmB, translating to MIIYGKQICATLMRRHPELIERFILAKELDKREFSRINRMGKPIERVDPKKAQALARGGNHQGWLCEVKPYRYADFSELKNADFLVVLAGLTDVGNIGAIIRTAYALGADGVIASGVKQLQSEALIRTSAGAMYDMPVAIVPNLLDLLNELKQSGFTLYGATMEGEPVEDVEVERKRVLVLGSEGEGIAKRALQKMDRTVSVKMARPFDSLNVSAAAAILIYRMGHA from the coding sequence ATGATAATTTACGGCAAACAGATTTGCGCAACCCTTATGCGGCGTCATCCTGAATTGATCGAGCGCTTCATTCTAGCTAAAGAGTTGGATAAAAGAGAGTTCTCCAGGATAAACAGAATGGGCAAACCGATAGAGAGGGTTGACCCGAAGAAGGCGCAGGCGCTGGCACGAGGTGGAAACCATCAGGGTTGGCTCTGCGAAGTGAAGCCCTATAGATATGCCGATTTTTCAGAGCTTAAAAACGCCGATTTTCTGGTGGTTCTTGCAGGTCTTACGGATGTCGGGAATATCGGAGCTATCATTCGCACAGCCTACGCCCTTGGTGCCGACGGAGTAATTGCATCGGGGGTGAAGCAGCTGCAGAGTGAGGCGCTGATACGCACCAGTGCGGGGGCGATGTACGATATGCCTGTCGCTATCGTTCCCAATCTTCTGGATCTGCTCAACGAGCTGAAGCAGAGCGGCTTTACACTATACGGGGCCACCATGGAGGGTGAACCGGTAGAGGATGTGGAAGTGGAGAGGAAGAGGGTACTGGTGCTCGGAAGCGAAGGGGAGGGAATCGCCAAACGTGCGCTTCAGAAGATGGACCGGACCGTCTCGGTAAAGATGGCCCGTCCTTTCGATTCGCTGAATGTGAGTGCCGCGGCGGCGATATTAATCTACAGGATGGGGCATGCTTGA
- a CDS encoding LSU ribosomal protein L31p has translation MKKGIHPEFVECSVTCACGNHFTILSNKPEMRIDICNECHPFFTGSEKIVDATGRVEKFKSKYKLDK, from the coding sequence ATGAAAAAAGGGATCCATCCGGAGTTTGTCGAGTGCAGCGTGACATGCGCGTGCGGAAACCACTTTACGATACTTTCAAACAAGCCTGAGATGCGCATAGATATCTGCAACGAATGCCATCCGTTCTTCACGGGATCAGAAAAAATCGTCGATGCCACCGGTCGCGTCGAGAAATTCAAAAGCAAATACAAGCTGGACAAATAA
- a CDS encoding rRNA small subunit methyltransferase I, translating into MLTLLPTPIGNIEDISIRALRVLEEAQIVLCEDTRVAKRLLRLLEERHGLTVKAEKFISLHSHNEDRVLSSLGAGFFEKSVVYMSDAGMPCISDPGALLVEYCQKNGIEYTVLPGPTAFATAYAASGFAYGRFIFYGFLPHKGAERSRELQKLLSYDYPVILYEAPHRFEKLLAELELKAPERVIFAAKELTKMHERFFKGSARELKERITGPLLKGEWVVIISPGAETVRGTALDISDIEALDLPPKQKAKLLSKMTGLSVKECYEKVLPPKK; encoded by the coding sequence TTGCTTACGCTTCTTCCCACCCCGATAGGAAATATCGAAGATATATCGATACGGGCACTGCGGGTGCTGGAGGAGGCCCAGATAGTTCTTTGCGAAGATACAAGGGTCGCAAAGAGGCTCCTCAGACTGCTTGAAGAGCGGCACGGGCTCACCGTAAAAGCGGAAAAATTCATCTCTCTCCACAGCCATAACGAAGATAGGGTTCTCTCCTCCCTCGGAGCCGGTTTTTTTGAAAAGAGCGTCGTATATATGAGCGATGCTGGAATGCCGTGTATAAGTGACCCCGGTGCTCTTCTGGTGGAATACTGCCAAAAAAACGGCATTGAGTATACGGTACTTCCGGGACCTACCGCCTTTGCGACAGCCTATGCCGCCAGCGGTTTTGCATACGGCCGTTTTATCTTCTACGGCTTTCTTCCCCATAAAGGGGCCGAGCGCTCCAGAGAACTTCAAAAACTGCTCTCTTATGACTACCCTGTCATTTTATACGAGGCACCGCACCGTTTTGAAAAGCTGCTTGCGGAGCTCGAACTGAAAGCGCCCGAAAGAGTGATTTTTGCGGCAAAAGAGCTCACCAAGATGCATGAGCGTTTTTTCAAAGGGAGTGCAAGAGAACTCAAAGAGCGCATTACCGGGCCCCTTCTTAAAGGCGAGTGGGTTGTCATCATCTCGCCCGGAGCGGAAACGGTCCGTGGCACAGCGCTGGATATCTCCGACATAGAGGCCCTGGATCTGCCGCCGAAACAGAAGGCGAAGCTTCTCTCAAAAATGACGGGACTCAGCGTCAAAGAGTGTTACGAAAAGGTTTTGCCTCCAAAAAAGTGA
- a CDS encoding transformation system protein gives MLDYKKAALLFEDRAESGDYFDSASAELSRTTLRSLICEDERKLLFLLGDPGVGKSHMLETVAEEMKGERLIVHLKEPFFEPKEFLERLLREAGEPTGGEIDGMKRAAVDIYGQREHLVMIDEAQLLDEKSLELLRILADTKAFRLLLSMHKREGEEILARPHFRTRSHRVVEIGELSEDEVRRYIESRLGKSGLGDISGMFGPRHYKRIYRYSGGNFRTVKRMMQTLFELMRHAKENGLSKYSVPSDCTLDMAALDLELIDA, from the coding sequence ATGCTGGACTATAAAAAGGCGGCCTTGCTGTTTGAAGACAGGGCCGAGAGCGGTGACTACTTCGACTCCGCAAGTGCCGAGCTCTCCAGGACGACTCTGAGGTCCCTGATATGCGAAGATGAGAGAAAGCTCCTGTTTCTTCTGGGCGATCCGGGAGTCGGAAAGAGCCATATGCTCGAAACGGTAGCCGAAGAGATGAAGGGTGAGCGGCTCATCGTCCATCTGAAGGAGCCCTTTTTCGAGCCGAAAGAGTTTCTGGAGCGGCTGCTGCGCGAGGCTGGAGAGCCGACAGGCGGAGAGATAGACGGTATGAAAAGAGCAGCCGTCGACATATACGGACAGAGGGAACACCTGGTCATGATAGACGAAGCGCAGTTGCTGGATGAAAAGTCTCTGGAGCTCCTGAGGATTCTTGCCGACACGAAGGCCTTCAGGCTCCTTCTTTCGATGCACAAAAGAGAGGGCGAGGAGATTTTGGCGAGACCGCACTTCAGGACCAGGAGCCACCGTGTCGTAGAGATTGGCGAACTCTCCGAAGATGAGGTGCGCAGATATATAGAGAGCAGATTAGGGAAGAGCGGCCTGGGTGATATCTCAGGGATGTTCGGCCCAAGGCACTATAAGCGTATATACCGCTATAGCGGCGGAAACTTCAGAACCGTGAAGCGGATGATGCAGACTCTTTTCGAGCTTATGCGGCACGCAAAAGAGAACGGACTGTCGAAATATTCGGTACCGTCTGACTGTACGCTTGATATGGCGGCACTGGATCTGGAGCTGATAGATGCATAA
- a CDS encoding type II secretion outermembrane pore forming protein codes for MRRTVVAFFVFATLLFGSQDCRTKLFSFKTSGGNGVVTLYDVLENLAATCEFSVMFSDKEAAKVLKTPLKMVYIKDYTLEDMFRFIFDDHNMFYSFDRARNVLRVSYIETRSFHIDYVNLSELKTESVKSITVGASGGDSSVYGSSYSGSQSSYGSGTGSSGSGTNSDYTTIKTVTEFNFWNDFKEQIDAILQRDEDSHTVNSKALVNNEAGIVTVTGTKRQIERVERYIEHVTGRLHKQIMLEARLVELRYNDKNTTGVDWSRFDLSLKGEVSDTYQRGEAALTKRPFYSFSYNFTMDGLLDFLQLYGTVNTISNPKIMTLNNQPAVINVGDQINYKYQTGAITTTTTGNPVGTTTYRLGSVFIGLTLNIVPEVTDDGFIILRVNPVVSEMLGSNATTDLTYSQPDNGTDVERTMPPDVKIKQLTSIVKVKNGNKVIIGGLISNRSYSTNSKVPVLGDIPLLGRAFHHTGVESQKVELIIILTPKIVDGTSFPSIDDALQMGMK; via the coding sequence ATGAGACGTACGGTTGTCGCTTTTTTTGTTTTTGCTACGCTTCTGTTCGGTTCGCAGGATTGCAGGACGAAGCTCTTCTCGTTCAAGACCTCCGGCGGCAACGGTGTCGTAACCCTCTATGATGTTCTTGAAAACCTTGCCGCTACGTGTGAATTCAGCGTAATGTTTTCCGACAAGGAGGCGGCAAAAGTGCTCAAAACACCTCTTAAGATGGTCTATATCAAAGATTATACCCTCGAGGATATGTTCCGCTTCATTTTCGACGACCACAATATGTTCTACAGCTTCGACCGGGCCAGAAATGTGCTAAGGGTCTCGTATATAGAGACCAGGTCATTCCATATAGACTATGTAAATCTGAGCGAGTTGAAGACCGAATCTGTAAAATCGATTACGGTCGGTGCATCAGGAGGAGATTCCAGTGTCTACGGAAGCAGCTACAGCGGTTCGCAGAGCTCCTACGGCAGCGGAACCGGGAGTTCCGGAAGCGGCACCAACTCCGACTATACCACAATCAAGACGGTTACCGAATTCAACTTCTGGAACGACTTCAAGGAGCAGATAGACGCCATCTTGCAGCGTGACGAAGATAGCCATACGGTCAACAGCAAGGCACTAGTCAACAACGAGGCCGGCATAGTGACCGTTACAGGGACCAAGCGGCAGATAGAGCGCGTCGAGAGATATATAGAGCATGTAACTGGGCGGCTCCACAAGCAGATCATGCTTGAAGCGAGACTCGTGGAGCTACGCTACAACGATAAAAATACTACCGGTGTTGACTGGAGCCGTTTTGATCTCTCTTTGAAGGGTGAAGTCTCAGATACCTATCAAAGAGGAGAGGCGGCACTTACAAAGAGGCCGTTCTACTCCTTCAGCTACAACTTCACTATGGACGGCCTTCTCGACTTTCTGCAGCTCTACGGGACGGTAAATACTATTTCAAACCCGAAGATAATGACGCTCAACAACCAGCCGGCGGTGATAAATGTAGGCGATCAGATAAACTACAAGTACCAGACCGGGGCGATAACCACTACGACCACCGGAAATCCGGTAGGGACGACTACCTACCGGCTAGGCTCCGTATTTATCGGCCTGACGCTTAACATAGTCCCTGAAGTTACCGACGACGGGTTCATCATACTGCGTGTCAACCCGGTAGTCAGCGAGATGCTTGGAAGCAATGCTACAACCGACTTGACATATTCACAGCCGGACAACGGTACGGATGTTGAGCGTACGATGCCCCCGGACGTGAAGATAAAGCAGCTTACATCGATCGTAAAGGTGAAAAACGGCAACAAGGTGATCATCGGGGGTCTTATAAGCAACCGCAGCTACTCGACAAACTCGAAAGTTCCGGTACTTGGAGATATTCCGCTTCTTGGCAGGGCCTTCCACCATACAGGTGTGGAGAGCCAGAAGGTGGAGCTCATAATAATACTTACACCGAAGATCGTCGACGGGACATCCTTCCCCTCTATCGACGACGCACTTCAGATGGGGATGAAGTAG
- a CDS encoding general secretion pathway protein E: protein MIRKSVRLGDILVEKGLITEEELSLALGKQRESDYSKKLGEILVDEGFVTEREIAEQLAEQLRLEFVDLYGVELDLKLIEQFPLQVLKNAWAVPFGEDEESIFVATSDPLNYDALEVLERSVVAKPIKLFLAMKGEIQHIFQRIEIIHSTKSIVAEVKREIKRHGIKNESEESAVLKLIKLIIRDAVIRNASDLHIEPDAYEMSVRARVDGVLHETFVFDLEVYTALASRIKILGNLDISERRKSQDGRFMLVVDGREYDFRLSATPTLHGESIVMRILDQQKVLMKMSELGFEEENLKTFHEVIHQPYGIVLLTGPTGSGKTTTLYAALNEIKSIENKVLTIEDPVEYQLPLIQQVQVNEKIGFTFAKALKSFLRQDPDVIMVGEIRDFETLSAAAQASLTGHLVFSTLHTNDAPSAVSRMVQMGLEPYLIADALIAIVAQRLVRKICPYCKTESRPHHDLVKRVEKYLPENPVFYRGKGCPECEMTGYMGRTLIVEILGVDEAVAQKISEGASRLEIAKTATERGRYRPMVEDGIRKVLAGVTTLEEVLRVTRS from the coding sequence ATGATAAGAAAGAGTGTCAGGCTTGGAGATATTCTGGTCGAAAAGGGGCTCATCACAGAAGAGGAGCTCTCTTTGGCCCTCGGAAAGCAGAGAGAGAGCGACTACTCCAAAAAGCTCGGTGAGATTCTGGTCGATGAGGGGTTTGTAACCGAAAGGGAGATTGCTGAGCAGCTGGCTGAGCAGCTGAGGCTGGAGTTCGTAGACCTTTACGGGGTGGAGCTGGATTTGAAGCTGATTGAACAGTTTCCTCTGCAGGTACTCAAAAACGCATGGGCGGTCCCCTTCGGAGAGGATGAGGAGAGTATATTCGTGGCCACCTCCGATCCTCTGAATTACGATGCTCTCGAAGTTCTGGAGAGAAGTGTGGTCGCGAAGCCCATAAAGCTCTTTCTGGCGATGAAGGGCGAGATTCAGCACATATTCCAGCGTATCGAGATCATACACTCCACCAAATCGATAGTGGCCGAGGTAAAGCGTGAGATAAAGCGGCACGGAATAAAGAACGAGAGCGAAGAGAGTGCCGTTTTGAAGCTGATAAAGCTCATTATCAGAGATGCCGTCATAAGAAATGCCAGCGACCTTCATATAGAGCCCGATGCCTACGAAATGTCCGTCCGCGCCAGGGTAGACGGCGTGCTTCACGAGACATTCGTTTTCGACCTGGAGGTCTATACGGCGCTTGCATCGCGCATAAAGATACTCGGAAACCTCGATATATCGGAGCGTCGCAAGTCTCAGGACGGGCGGTTTATGCTCGTAGTCGACGGCAGGGAGTATGACTTCCGCCTTTCCGCCACTCCCACTCTTCACGGCGAGTCGATAGTGATGCGTATTCTCGATCAGCAGAAGGTTCTGATGAAGATGTCGGAGCTGGGTTTCGAAGAGGAGAATCTGAAAACCTTCCACGAAGTGATACATCAGCCCTACGGCATAGTTCTGCTGACGGGTCCGACGGGAAGCGGAAAGACTACGACTCTGTATGCCGCCTTGAACGAGATAAAGAGTATAGAGAACAAGGTTCTCACCATAGAAGATCCGGTCGAGTATCAGCTTCCGCTTATACAGCAGGTGCAGGTCAACGAAAAGATTGGCTTCACTTTCGCAAAGGCCCTGAAGTCGTTTCTCAGGCAGGACCCGGATGTGATCATGGTGGGTGAGATTCGGGACTTCGAGACCCTTTCGGCGGCGGCACAGGCGTCGTTGACGGGGCACCTGGTCTTCTCCACGCTCCACACCAACGACGCCCCGAGTGCCGTCAGCAGAATGGTGCAGATGGGGCTGGAGCCCTATCTGATCGCCGATGCGCTGATAGCGATAGTGGCCCAGCGCCTAGTCCGAAAAATCTGCCCATACTGCAAAACGGAGAGCAGGCCCCACCACGACCTTGTAAAACGTGTAGAGAAGTATCTGCCGGAAAATCCGGTATTCTACCGCGGGAAAGGGTGTCCGGAGTGTGAAATGACCGGCTATATGGGGAGGACTCTGATAGTGGAGATACTGGGCGTAGACGAGGCTGTGGCCCAGAAGATCTCCGAAGGGGCTTCGAGGCTGGAGATAGCCAAAACCGCAACGGAGCGGGGGCGATACCGTCCGATGGTGGAAGACGGAATAAGAAAGGTGCTCGCCGGAGTAACCACTCTTGAAGAGGTGTTGAGAGTGACCAGGAGCTGA
- a CDS encoding membrane protein has translation MLEKILKQYGVDKVSAKTKIAKKNLVKLRDRDFEGFSKPQAFGFLSILQREYGDECTELKTALEVWFTEQKGGEKKEEIFISADERKSEPKYRGAIAVIILLLLAAAALYFFRAGEKPESGVKKAAETHTPLPAAQNEANESVSAAASAHEESLEAAKPKVEEAAAPEKVEAVPEKEQSEPKPYVPMENPVITPVVKLWFGIIDLESKKRVAKTTADPYEIESKGKRLLITGHGRFEISDSFGNLFKYNDAKKHYFLIDDGMVKEIPLSEFRRLNGGKVW, from the coding sequence ATGCTTGAGAAGATATTGAAACAGTACGGGGTAGACAAGGTAAGCGCAAAGACCAAAATAGCGAAAAAGAACCTCGTCAAACTGCGCGACAGGGATTTTGAAGGCTTTTCCAAGCCGCAGGCGTTCGGATTTCTATCGATACTTCAGAGAGAGTACGGCGATGAGTGCACAGAGTTGAAGACGGCGCTCGAGGTATGGTTTACGGAGCAAAAAGGCGGAGAGAAAAAGGAGGAGATCTTTATTTCGGCCGATGAGCGCAAAAGCGAGCCGAAATATAGAGGCGCCATCGCCGTAATCATCCTGCTGCTGCTCGCCGCAGCCGCCCTCTACTTTTTCCGGGCTGGGGAGAAGCCGGAGAGCGGAGTCAAAAAGGCGGCAGAAACGCACACTCCGCTGCCTGCTGCCCAAAATGAGGCTAACGAAAGCGTATCCGCCGCCGCATCGGCTCACGAAGAGAGCCTTGAAGCGGCGAAACCGAAAGTAGAAGAGGCCGCTGCGCCGGAGAAAGTGGAGGCTGTCCCCGAAAAAGAGCAGAGCGAGCCCAAGCCTTATGTGCCGATGGAGAATCCCGTAATAACACCTGTTGTAAAGCTATGGTTCGGCATCATCGACCTGGAGAGCAAAAAGAGGGTTGCGAAAACCACAGCAGACCCTTACGAGATAGAGTCGAAAGGAAAGAGGCTGCTCATTACGGGGCACGGACGCTTCGAGATAAGCGACTCTTTCGGAAATCTGTTCAAATACAACGATGCGAAAAAGCACTACTTCCTTATTGACGACGGAATGGTCAAAGAGATTCCCCTCTCCGAGTTCAGACGCCTCAACGGAGGAAAGGTTTGGTAA
- a CDS encoding transformation system protein produces the protein MHNRFESLLRRCRARKRKILMKRMALATLFAAAAAAALYLTGREGTLFGLERGEEVSAVPAERAEATVRPAVNRADSTAESAKSTAVSEDLQGRPGHNEPKPSRKMEDSGEKTAAPAKPVKVVRAEETSSEVTEKRATKRPPEKEVILLNPPEKRKVVLEVKEVADIEALKERYANSPGYEVALKIAESYYDEGDFENASVWARKANLLDRDDERAWLIYAKSEYALGREERAKRILRLYLDYKESPAARSLLITWSGE, from the coding sequence ATGCATAACAGGTTCGAATCGCTGCTGCGCCGCTGCAGGGCGAGAAAGAGAAAGATCCTGATGAAGCGTATGGCGCTGGCGACGCTGTTTGCCGCTGCCGCTGCCGCCGCACTCTACCTTACCGGACGCGAAGGTACGCTTTTCGGGCTCGAAAGAGGTGAAGAGGTTTCGGCCGTGCCCGCCGAGAGAGCCGAGGCGACGGTAAGGCCCGCCGTAAATAGGGCGGATTCGACAGCTGAGAGTGCAAAGAGTACGGCGGTTTCGGAAGATCTGCAAGGGCGGCCCGGTCACAATGAGCCGAAACCGAGCCGAAAAATGGAAGATAGCGGGGAAAAAACCGCCGCCCCGGCAAAACCGGTTAAAGTCGTTAGAGCGGAAGAAACCTCTTCCGAAGTTACCGAGAAGAGGGCGACGAAGCGCCCTCCGGAGAAAGAGGTGATACTTCTCAACCCGCCCGAGAAGCGGAAAGTTGTGCTGGAGGTCAAAGAGGTTGCGGATATCGAGGCGCTAAAAGAGAGGTATGCCAACTCTCCCGGTTACGAGGTTGCACTGAAAATCGCGGAAAGTTACTATGACGAGGGCGATTTCGAAAATGCCTCCGTATGGGCCAGAAAGGCCAATCTTCTAGATCGCGACGACGAGAGGGCGTGGCTGATCTATGCGAAATCGGAGTACGCATTGGGGCGTGAGGAGCGGGCGAAGAGGATACTCAGGCTCTACCTTGACTACAAAGAGTCTCCCGCGGCGCGTTCTTTGCTGATAACGTGGAGCGGAGAATGA